The Aquila chrysaetos chrysaetos chromosome 17, bAquChr1.4, whole genome shotgun sequence region GTATAGCAACTTATGCTTGAGACAAAAAAGCTGgacttttcttgtttatttagCCTACAAAGTAAATCATTCAGTCTTCTCTACAAAATGAGCCAATATTGAATACGTGAAGCAGGCAACTAAAATAAGAGATGAGATTTACAGAACTGTGCTTTGAAATTGTCTACCCCCTGCTGTTCCTGCAGCTTTCTCTAGCAAAGTTTGCTCTAGCTTTGAAAGGCAATGTTTTCACCCCTTCAGAACTGCAAAATCATTGTGGTAAGGGGCCAGCATACCatgacacacacacagttttgaaattttaacCCAGTTCTCTGGATTCATCGATGGGCTCCTGCTGAGGTCAGTGAAAACATAGAGGAGGAGATCTTTCCCCACCGTCCGCGCTGCTTGGGTCCTGCAGGGAAGACAAGAAACACCAGTAAGGTTGCAGCAGGCTACTGTGCGCTGCACAGGCAGAAAGGAGCAGTCACGGCATACTGGGTCACTCAGCACCACAGCCACCACCGGCACACACCCCCCTGCGGGTGTGGGGTGCCGCTCTTCGGTGCTCTCACCCTTCTGGATCCCAAGCCAGCAGTGTCTTTATAGAGGCTTTTGGCCTTTGCATCCTCCCTCATCATATCATGCATCTATCAAGCTTTCTTGCTGGTTGTTGCCCCAGTATATTGTATTTAAACTATGTTTACGTGTTGCAGGTCATGTAAGCAAGAGATGTGAACTTTGCTTCTTGACCTAAAGCACTTTTGACCTAAGAACATGTCATTCCCTCATTGACCTGACATGGGAACACAAGCATTTGGTTGGACTCTTTTTCACAAGACTCTCTCTTGAAAATGAGAGTTGGATTCTTAAAACAGCCCCTGCCAAACCACTCTGGCTGTTGAGAAGAGCTGTTTAACCCCTGCCTCACCAgtaccttctttttcttctgctcagaTAATGCTGCCATCTTTGGATACCTCCCAGAACACACCtagttttctttcccaaatttaGCTCCCATCCACAACTGCTATCTGTATCTAGCGTGAGGTCTGCAGCCTTCTGAAAACCACTTGCTGCTGCTAAATCCCAGCAGTTGGGACGTTTGGTGTTCTTGCTTTAAAGACCAAGCAAAGAGAAATCCTCCTTCTCCGAGGGAATTTGTTCAATGGCCCCAGATGCTCATGGGACAACAACCTGCCTCTGGAAAGGCTTTGTTAATTTGTGCAGCtttgccttctccttctccttctccacctTGCAATGGTGTTTTCTGAGACTGAGAGCCCTTCCAGGGGCTGGCCGTGACGGGAACTCACCCCTTTCTTACCTGACTCCATTGCCCCATGACTTAATAAGGTCGAAAATTCCTGGTAGGGTAGAGGCCAGTCTTCTGCACCCCAAAGGCTGTGATAAAGATGTTGAGGATGACTGTGATAAAGATGAGAGCTGTGGCAGCGTTGTTGAGTACATTCAGGCGGGGTTGCTTTGCAACATCATTCAGATTCAAACGAGCTGTGCGATacaatgcaaaaagaaagggagatcGGTAGCTTGACTCCAagtcccccagcccctgcaagCCTTCCATGCCTGGTGAATGTTCACAGTGCATCTGGGCACTGTGGCCACAGAGCTGGGGGAATAGTCCCAGGAACTTTACAGGGGCCACTGCTTGCCCTAGGACGACATaggaggctggagcagaggaaaaacatcttttttctttatgtcaTGTCTTTGTTTTGCCATGGAGGTGCCATGGCCCTCCAATGGGCCAACCCTAAATAGCCAATTACTGCTGCATGCTAGCCAGGCATGTGCCATGTGTCTCCCCCCACTGCATGGCTATGGGACATGGCAAGGGAAGGCCGGGTGACATGCGGAACAAGGTCAGCAATGTTGTGCTCAGGCTGGGAGGCCAGTTCCTCCTTGACACCCAGATCTCACATATGTGCTGACACAGATACCAACCCCCTTCTCGCACCCAGACCAAGAGGTATCTGGGTACCTGAATGGGGTCAGCCCTAGCCGATGGGCATTGATCAGTTCAGACACGGGAACGCCCCGGTTACTGGGGCTGTCTGGCCAATAAGccatgccagcagcagccttgtGGCTCCCTGCCCTCAGTTGTGGTCCCCTGTCCCCCTTCTCCTCACAGCTGGCTCCAGCCACTGCGCCTGCCACTGGGAGAGGCTGTGCCATGTGGGACAGGGGAAGGAAGATGTCACAGGATTTCCTGTAGCCTCTGATCCAGTGTCCCACATAAAAAAACACATAGGATATACAGGAAAAGGCAGCGTTCTGCAGACTTTTCATACTGGGCATGTGTTGGAGGCTGAAATATAGCAACTCCTGTATAAGATGGAGCGCTGGGCAAGCCTGTCAAATGCTGGTGTTAAGGTACTGTCTACACTAGAACTGTGGGATTGGTTAAATCTGAGGTTAGTATAGGGAATACATCTGCCTAAATTGTTCTGTTAGGCCCCAGCTTGAGTTAGGCGAAAGATACAGCTAAAATGTAGTATCTGCAGGAGCTGCATGAAGGGGCACGTTACAGGATGGGCAGCAAGAGGCCCTAAACCCAGCTCTCCCCCTACAACAGGGTTTCAGCACTGGGGAAGTGAAGGAAGAGTAATGCTCAGAGCTGTTGTGCAAGAGAGAAAACCAACCCACTCGCcactttgaaaagcaataaCACAGACCTCTCCACCACCTGCGTCAAGCTGTCTCCaaccctcctgcagccctggtTGGAGCCAGGGGTAATGATTTGGGGGCAGAGGCTTCTCCCTTCCACCCCCATGCCAGCCAAACCATGGGGTGCCCtgcccctgcagcaccctgtgAGGGTGCATGCGCCTCGGTGGCCACCTTACCGGTGATGATGAGGAGAATCCCGATCATCACCtggaagaagagggagacaCTGATGAGCACGATGAGGGTGGCGTAGTACTGGAAGGAagccccctgctccagcaccgcTTTGAGCTGGGTGACGTTCGCCATGAACAGTGCCACGTCCAGCATGCTCTCCGCCACGCTCTTCTTCGTCGCATAGTGGTTGATGTTCATTGGCCCGTTAATCCGGAGCTGAGGATTCACGCCCTGGGGAAACGGGAGAAACCGCGTGAACTGGTACAATTGCTAAGCCCACAGACCCGTCTGTATTGAACGGGCTGCTATCTCCCCACAGGCTTTATCTAGAAAGCCTGGGAAAGAGTCAAAgttgtgtgttttaaatgtgttgAGAGCACACAGTTTCCCATCACAGTCACCTCGTGATATTAATAAGCGCAAGATACTTGTGGTGATCAAAAGCTCAGCGAGGTTAGAAAAATACTGGGtatttttgtggaaaacaaaCTTGTCCAGAGTTACAATAATGTAGATTACCCACAGCCAGGGATTTTGCAAGGAATATTAAATTctcttccttcagggcacagaCAAGCCTCAAACTTACAGGGGATTAGAGAGAGATCTTCTCTTCGGGTCGGGTGTTCAAAAGACTGTCAGCAGCTGGACTTTATATCTCCTCTGAACACTTTGCTGGCTACTGTGCTAGACAAGATGCTAGAGCAGATAGGACAATCCatgtatttgtttctgaaaccaGGGGCACTATTTCTTCAAAACATCAGGCACTGAAACACACCAAGACAAGGGGTGGGATCTATCACACCTAACTTTAACTAATCATTCAGGCACATTTTTTtgtcagtggaaagaaacaggTATTTACAAGGGGTAAATCACCTGCTTGCCCTTAACCTAATTACAAGCTGTGGGTCATTTGGCTGCTTTTAGCCATCCACCtgttctccatctttcttgttAAGTGAGTTCCCCTGTTAGCTGTCTTGACCcaaatgatgggaaaaaaaaaaaagatagaaaaggGGACAGTAATTTTCAATTCACCCAGAGTGTCATCAGCTGGTAATAAACCATCAGCAGAGGCAACAAATACAAAAGATTTGGATATATCTGCAGCAAGCTATgatctttcttaaaaagaaagaaaagcaacactTCCATGTAGCAGACAGGTTTCAGTTCTGCATAATCAGCCTCCTGTCAGCTGTAGTGAAGGCCATCAGGTGCATACTGGAAGTAGGACTGTGCCTACATCAAGTGGTGAGTCCTATTTTGGTCCTTTTGTACcagataaagtaaaaaatgtagTCTTTCCTCCGTGCTCTTGGCATGGCACTAGAGAAGGGTTATGGCTAGTGCTTCATGCTGCTGTCTCGGGTTTCTTTGTGCATCCATAGGCAAGAGTGGCTTTCTCTATGCCAGGGTGGGAGTGTGAGGAAAGCCAGTGATCCTTGGAGTGTGCTGCATGTGGTTGTGTGTCTGATACTGAATTTTGGAAGGGGGTTGAGGCCTGTGCCAGTGATCCCCTTATGTGAGAAAGATGGATAGcaaaaggcaggcaggaaggaCTCTGTCCAGTCTGAACTATTGGTGAACTGTGATCCTTAAGAAGGGGCTGGCTTGGGGGTAGGAAAGtgcttttggggattttttttctttttttttttttttttaatagcttaaaGCATGTAATTCTTGTGGTTTTTAACAGTAAAGTTGCTGTGGTTAAGCAGCTCCTTTGCAAAGCCTGTATTTCTTGCTGTGGAAGGTAGAAGTTAAAAGATACTGGAAGGAGATAAAAGTAGAAGTCTAGAGAGCCAGTAAGGACTCTAAGGCAGTGTGTAGGGGTTCAAGACTTCTTAAACATTACTGTGTGGGGCAGAATAGGGGCGTCTCAGGGAAAGGAGGCCCACAAAAGACCTGATCTTGGGAAGATGTCCTAAAAACCTGTATTTAGGTACTACTCCCTCTCAGCTGGCTTAGAAGCATGTGATCCTGTTGCAACAGTGGTACCCATACCAAGTGGTGCAAGGTTTGAAATTTGACTGCTTTCATGTGTTTCCTTCCTTATTTCTCCTGAAGAGTCAGCCCTCCTCCCTGTGGCGTCACAAGGCTGGGCATTGATAGTTTATCTCCATGTAATGATGAGTTAAGGGTGCGGGAACAAGGACGCTGTACAAACAAGACAGAGCTGTTGTTAAATGAGTGACTGGTACGAGGAGGCTGAGACATCTGTCCCTAGTTGCTTATGTGGAGACAAATAAAGCAAGTCAGGAGTTCTTGTTGAATGAAAACACGTCCTCCTTTTGAGCTGCCCCCATGCTCCTTTGCCCCATTTCACACTCCAGGTAGAGTTGCAATGTACTGTATCCTAGATGATAGAGCAATGAAATTAGACAACTTTCACACAGGCTCTTCTCGTGTGGATGAGTGCGATGGCATGGTCCCCTGTTTGGGACATGATACCACAGGCAGGGATGGCCACGCTCTCTGATGTGGAGTCACTGGATTTGGGAAACCCTTGCACTGAGTAATGAAAAACTgtgatttctgtttcaaagttCTGTCAGCCCAGGTTTAGTAGATCCACAAAGGTGGCCAAAAGGTTGCTGGATAATGAAAGCCGGACACCAAGCTTTCATTTAGACAGCTAAACAATCAACCAGTTTTCAGGAGTCCTTATGATGCCAGCTAAAATTAGAGAAATCCAGTTCCTCTGAATTTGGCCCTTACAGAGTATTCTGTCTAGTCCAGCAGCTACAAATGCAAGCCTGAAGTCTCAAATAACAAGAGGCTTAAACAAACCAGGAGTCTTCAGAGACCTGGGATTTTGATTAATGCAGGAGGATGGCTTTACTTGGGATGCTTGGTGCTATAGCTGTCACCAGATAACCACTGCACCTGTGGAGTATGAACGCATGGCTATgactcttttttattttgagctgCCACAATGCATGTACAGCTTTTCAAAGTGGgaccttttctgcttttactttgtCTTAAAGTTGAGTCCTGTAAACTGCTGCGGCTCAGGAGCTGATTCGCAAGCAACTCGGGTTTCCCTGCAGCAGGACTGCCAGacaagctgggggggggggggttgcgtTATGTGGGATTACTAAGGAGATTAAATGATTCCCTTTTGGCAAACAGAGCCCGAAGTCAAGTCACAGGACATACCTGAAGGCTCATCAAAGTGACTTATGTTATCACGCTAGAGCTGGTGTCTTTCTAGTCACTTTGAAAATGTTCCCCTTCTGAGAGTGGGgactgctgccttttcttctccgTATTGTGTCAAAGAGAGGAAACCTGCATCTGGTAGTCAGACATCAAGTTCATCTTGCAAGCATTGTTGCAGAGCCAGCatgtctgctggaaaacagcacCTACTAGTATGCAGCACTTTCCCAAGGTGGGGATGTATCATTATTGCCCGCTTCTTAAGGGTACAGAAATTAGGACTTGAAAAAGTACAGCCCAGTCACATAACAGCGCTGGCTGAACTGGTGCTGGAGCTCTGCTCCTGTGTCCCATTTCCGGATGTTTTGGCTTTCCATATGAGACAGCCTCTTTCCCTGCAAAGAGTCTGCTGGCTTCAGTCTGACCTCAGGCAAATcccctctctgcttccttctgtgtAAACGTGGCACAGGGATACAGATCACTACAGGGGCTGAGTGAGGCACCCATCTATCTTTTATAAGTCAGAGGCTTTATTCTTACtcaaagcacacacacaaatatttaactCTCACttctattgttatttttaatttttgtaggaATTCTTATAGAAAGAAGGATGAATATCACCACAagcatgggatttttttttttaatttttttttttttaaacttgatctctggttttgctgtagGGAGCTGGCAGGTCCCAGGGCCTGTGAAACCTGGCTCTGGCACCAGAGGGCATGCTGAGCTCCACAGCTCACTGAAGCTACCTgaaaaatttccactgaaattagttttcaagagaaattctttgctttttattacccatttatttttacaagaaatagctactttcttctgaaaacttttgGAGGAGGTTCATCTAAATATTTGTTTCCAAAGCTTGCAGATTTTGGGCTGAGGGGAAGCACAGAGCTTGCTTAAAGCTACTTGGACACTTTCTACCTACAGtttctcttgtatttttcagggcagaaaaaaaagattacagagCAGATCTAATTGCAAATCTGTgtgctttgtgggttttgtgaCTCTATCCCCAGGGGAGAACAGCCTGAAAGATAGAGTGGGACAGCATGAGGCTCACAAGTATGAGAATGATAATCCTCTTCATGGGAGCGCTCTGGCAGAGGGGGATGTCTGAGGAGAAACTGTATTATTGGCCattatttccaaaggaaatgcTGGAGGatgccaaagaaaacagagatatGAATGCAGGCTGTGCACTCGGAGGGGTAGGTGCAGAGACTCTTTCCACGGGGATCCCGGCTGATAAACAGCCAGCCGCACACAGGCGAGCACACACACAGCATCAGGCACCAGGGAAAATCTGAGGTATTTCCACAATATTTGCCAGCTGGCATCTTTAGAAGTACTTTTGTAAACATCAGTTGATGAAGGTTAAAGCACACAGAGACTCATCATCTTGCAAGGTACAAGAGGAGCGCGGTTCCATTTCTATGGGCAGAAAGTGGAGAGATTAAAGGTCCTGCTCTCAATCAATACCTCTACTTTTAAATGCACAGTTATTAGCTACTCTACTTTTCCAGGGGAACTcactccctgcagctcctgacCCCTTCACTTGGGATGAAGGGAGCCAATTTTAGTATTTTTGGCCTCCGTGCCATGCCTAGGCACAGGCAGCATCAGCGGCAGCACCAGGAAGAGCAGCGATGACCAGACATCTGCCCACCCGGTGGGTCAGACTTCCCTCGCAGAGCTGCACGGCTCAGCTTGCAGGCGAGGAAGCAGGTTTGTGCACAGCCACATGTGTGCAAGAGAAGGGACACACAGGGAACACTGGTCAATACCAACTGTGGTGCGAACTCCGCAAGGCAAAGGCTGGTTTTCTCCAATTTGACACAACAGCAAGCATTTTGGCTGTGTTCCACGAACAAAAGTAATAGTAAACCTCATCGTGGCTGCTGcaggcaaaaggaaaactgagtgTTCAGGGCCAGTCCCCCTCTTTAGCCTCTGTGGAGGCTGTCAGCTAGTCCAGTTGtgcttagggttttttccttttaatatagCCATCTGTTCTGCTCACTAGGGGTCCTGTTCAGAGCCAAATGGTTGTGTTGCCTTCAATTCATATTGGATaaattccagaaaataaatCGTGGATGCTTTCCTGGTATCTCAGGCTCTTCCCATGTATGGGACTGGTCCTGATGAAGATCTTTTTCTGAGGTGTTCCTACACTTCTGTGACAGGTCCCTGCTCAGTGTAACAGAGGGCTCACTGACACTAACTGTTTGGACGAGAGCT contains the following coding sequences:
- the NINJ2 gene encoding LOW QUALITY PROTEIN: ninjurin-2 (The sequence of the model RefSeq protein was modified relative to this genomic sequence to represent the inferred CDS: deleted 1 base in 1 codon); the encoded protein is MRPLVVDLPVTATTSRSQQFIKCALGFYTDFKLMPRQAAGRRQMNSRSVPAAARPGPAKRESLGAQSALLRAPSARKRPGGKRMASEGESINLQGVNPQLRINGPMNINHYATKKSVAESMLDVALFMANVTQLKAVLEQGASFQYYATLIVLISVSLFFQVMIGILLIITARLNLNDVAKQPRLNVLNNAATALIFITVILNIFITAFGVQKTGLYPTRNFRPY